The Arachis ipaensis cultivar K30076 chromosome B03, Araip1.1, whole genome shotgun sequence region tctttaGATTATCCGGTTTATTCTCAAAAGTTTTTGAAGCTTTGCTTTAATAATTGGATCAATCTTCCTCTGCTTCTCCCTCATTCATTTAAGGCCCTTCCCCCATTCAAACTATAACCATGTGGGAATTAAATATTAGAGAAATTATTATGGTCAATAACAAGTTGAACAATAataactaaagaaaagaaaaggcacATGAAAATGCGCATGCACATGCATTAGCCTGAACTGTTGAACTTCTTCGCCACAACCCTATTGGTCAATTTACCTCTCTACCCCATGAATGTTTTTTAACCATTTTATACTCAAATTTTCAGAACCACTCTTGTTATTACCTTTGCCTCCATTTCCGTCCTTTTGAGTACAAGTGTTACTATTAACACATAGTTGCTATACTTATTCTGATAAAATTCACAATTTCCTGAGCTAAATTTTTCTGACTTGATTGTTTGATTGGGTGATATTTATGGCTATTAGGATTATATCAAGGAAGTGCACACAAGCTGTTTGTTTTATGTTCCTCATGGTTTTGCTTTTTTGTGTTTGTGAGGGGCAAGACTCTTCTTCATTGTCACCAATGGATGAGAAAGAGAAGCAAGTCATCTACAATGTGATTCAGGGTTTTGTAGGAAAATGGTGGAATGGTTCAGACCTTTATCCAGATCCTTGTGGCTGGACTCCAATACAGGTTTGAAATTCTGAACACAACAATGTTTCTActgtttcttctttttgtttttcagaAGTCAAAACTTTAATGGAACAGTAATAACAGTGTTTAGTAAACTGTGTTGAATGTCAAAATGTTACTTTTACCTGCTATCATTGCATTCTTTATAGTTTCTTTTTTTGATTTCATGAATAAATTTGCAGGGAGTTTCATGTGAACTATATGATGATGGATTCTGGTATGTAACTGTTGTGAACCTTGGACAAGTTTTTGACAACTCTCTCATATGCAGCAATGATGCTAAATTCCCAGAACAACTATTCAAGCTCAAGCACCTCAAAGTTCTCTCATTAACCAGTTGCTTTCTTTCACCTAACAAAAATCCAGTTACACTCCCAATTTCAGGTTGGGAGAAGTTCTCAGAAAGTTTGGAATCTTTGATACTCAGATCAAACCCTGGTCTTGTTGGCACCATTCCATCCACAATTGGAAGCCTTAGAAGCCTTCAATCTCTTGTTTTGCTGGAAAATAGTCTCACAGGTGAATTGCCACGAAGTATCGGCAATTTGGTTAAGTTGAGACAACTAGTCCTTGCTGGAAACAACTTGGTTGGTGAGGTTCCAATCACTTATGGACGCTTTTCTGAGCTTTTGATATTTGATGCAAGCAGGAACAATCTTTCAGGTTCACTACCACCAATAGTTGGATCTTGGAGTTCACTTCTAAAGCTTGATTTGAGCAACAATGTGCTTGAAGGGTTGTTGCCAATGGAGCTTGGAAGGCTAAAGCATCTCACATTACTTGATGTGAGTCATAACAAACTTATTGGTGGTTTGGCTGAGACAATCAAAGAACTTGTTTCCTTAAAAGATATGGTCTTGTCTAACAATCCAATAGGGGGTGATCTCTTGGGAACAAAGTGGAGAAGTTTCACAAAAGTTGAGACTTTGGACCTTTCCAACATGGGTTTGGAAGGTAGTGTGCCAGAGTCCATAACAGAAATGAAAAGGCTAAGGTTTCTTGACCTTAGCAACAACAACCTTAATGGAAGTCTCTCTAGGAATCTTGAGAACCTGCCATGTCTTAAAGCTCTTCATGTCAATGGAAACAACTTGACAGGGAGACTTGAATTCTCACAAGAGTTTTATGGGAAATTGGGAAGGCGGTTTGCTGCTTGGAACAATAATGAAAACTTGTGCTACGTTGCCAAACAAGTGACACCAGTGCCTTATAGTGTGAAACCTTGTTTACAGGAAATAACTAATTCTGAGGGAGTTTCAACAGTTGAGAATTTTGAGATGAGTGAAGGGAGTTACGATGAGGATTCCTTTGTAGAAACCTCTTTTGGAATTTCAAGTTTTGTATTCAATGATGTATGGTTGATTCTTAGTGTAAATGTAGTTCTTACTGTGCTGCTGTGGAATTTGTCATTTTAGGCTAATTTCAGAGAAAACTGATACCACCACATGTGTTACTATTACTCTAGAGAAGTAAACAATATTAACTATTCATTCTGACCAATGTCATTCATGCCTAGACTAGTAACTTATGATTTTCGGATTTATGTACATACATTATTTATTATCTCTAATTTAGCATATgtgtataattattattattttttatttgacttCCCTGCTCAATTGGAGTTTTAAGCATACAGAATTTGGATTTTTCACTTTCATAAAATGTATAATAAAAAagactttaattttcaaaacaaCTTAAAAGGACATTATTTTCCAgaatctactttttttttttattttgtcttttcatAAGCTTTGTTTAATAGAGAGAGAACTTCTGCAATGCACACAAAATTCGTCTATTAAAATAGCGGACTTGCCTATTTACATAAAGTTGGTCTATGAGTTCAACGAACTTGCTTACGATTTGGATggtattagtatatttttatttttttaNNNNNNNNNNNNNNNNNNNNNNNNNNNNNNNNNNNNNNNNNNNNNNNNNNNNNNNNNNNNNNNNNNNNNNNNNNNNNNNNNNNNNNNNNNNNNNNNNNNNNNNNNNNNNNNNNNNNNNNNNNNNNNNNNNNNNNNNNNNNNNNNNNNNNNNNNNNNNNNNNNNNNNNNNNNNNNNNNNNNNNNNNNNNNNNNNNNNNATAAAAATATTTCATGAtaagtaaaaatttttaagagtaaaattataaaaaaaaataaatttatttagaatgaaagtaatgtgattaagtgtaatttacttagatgtgattaaaaaataattgaataactatgtaccataaaaaattgatattattaaagaataaaattaaaatttatttttatatcttatttttgtccctaacgtttttgtcctatttaagtctctaacgtttcaaaatcatctcaattttgtcctgctgtcaattctgttaacggatccctaatgaTAGGACAACATTGAACTAATTTTGAAACGTTAcggacttaaatagaacgatttaaacatTAAGGATAACTTTAAAATTTACCCCAAAGATTggaacaaaaacaatactttactcaagTAATAAAATTGAATTAGTTGACATAGTAAGTGGTTTATAAATGAACAAAAAGTCACAGgttcaaatattaaaaataacGTTTTCTTAAATTATATACCATCTAAATCGTACCATAACATAAGCAAATTTTGTAAATAACCAAGTTTATCGATGCAATGGGCAAATTTTGTGTGCATCATAAAAACTTTACGAAAACTCAAAACAAAGAAGTGAATCCGagccaatgagtaataactcaaatggcatagtctttccatactcaattaagaggttgcgggttcgagtctcctatctttggtaaaaaaaaaaaaagaagtgaatCCGAAAAAATAATGTCCTTTTAATTAgttttagaaattaattttttttttatatattacacgatagaaaaaaaaatccaacaaaTTTTTATTTGGACTAGTCATATTTTGGTAAGATGAGATGcacaatatttttaattatttctgTTGGAAGGcagtgaaaatgaagaagatgcAGTTGTCACTTGTCACTTGTCAGGATCAGACTTTAGAGGAGAAGCAACAAACAAACATGcattttgaaaatatattaaaAGATTAACTTAATtactaaatttttattatgtaattAAGCATGTAGTGTTGCCAacaagttatagttcaaatgacataatctttttATATTCTACTctatcaagaatgctcaaagctaaatATTTTAGATATATAGATTTCCTACATGCAGAGATAGGAAGTGTACCGTCGTAAGGCTGGAGAAGTGTTCTTGAAGGGCGCAAGGTGATCGAGAAAGGTTTGTTATGGAAAATAGGCTCTGGCACTAATGTTCGCATCTTCCATGACCCCTGGCTCCCACCACCAGTGCCCCTTAATATCCCTCAAAATGCACTTACAATCCTGCCAAATCTACAAGTGTATTACGTTAGTGCGTTACTAAATCCTGGTAGAAGTTGGAATAGAAATCTGATTGAGTTGATTTTTTCAGTTGATATatgcaataaaattttttcaatcaaaccaacagaGGAGAAGGATGAAGTTAATTGGTGCTGGACAAAATCCGGTATATATGAAGTTGGGTCAGGATACAAAATTGCTTATGAATTCTTTCATTCTCCTACTTCATTGAGGCCCTAGAACATACACAACAGAGTCTGGAATAGTATTTGGCAGTTGAAATTACcacataaaattaagatttttctatggaaaagtcttcatgaaaagcttccgatgttgcaacaagttcacagtcggttcgcatccactcctgccacttgtccaagatgcatgttgaaggctgaatcaatttctcatgctttgttccaatgccccctgtcttcaataatatggagcctaagcttaataacccctgacctatggatgagagaagaagagaCCTTTTTCAATTGGTGGCAACGAGTCTTATCCTGGGCAGCGGCTCAATTCGACGGTAGACAAAAGACCCTCCTCATAGCGGCGCTGTGTTGGGACACTTGGAAAGCGAGGAATCGGTGTATTTTTTAGAAGGTAATAAGCCCGACACTAGAGATAGTGAAAGAAGCCAGCAATTTAGTACATGAACTCGTGAGCCATACCTGATAGATGCTGCTAATTTTTTTTACTCTTACTTTACTCTTCTTTAAGCTCTTAGTCTTTCTGTCACAGTTGGTGATAAATGGAAATACCCAATTCTTTTGTACTTCCTTatgaaaatacttttattttatattaataaaataatatttatctttgagaaaaaaaaaaaggttaagagTTCAAGTCTccttatttttagtaaaaaaaagaaGCATGTAGTGTTCAACGCTTTATCATCTAGATGTTCACattttatgtatatttttatcAGATTCATTAAATTGAATAAAGTAGTATCAAAGTGGTAAAATACGGATGAATATTCCCGCGTCACCTTGGTTCAATCCTTGGCAACGGCATTAAATATCAAAGTGATTTAAGGAACTGTGCTGAATGTCCACAATCCAACAGTAGCTCCACAAAATTGTTCTCTATTAGAGTCTTTTGAGTTATTCGTTTCAAAATTGTTGTCGAAGAAGGATCCAGAATAATTGTATTTTTTAATAGATTTCTCCATTGTATCCTTGCAATCACCTACATAAGGCACAGGGCGAAGATTCCAACCACATAAACTTGTATGCTTTTGAGTCTACAAATAAACACTAATAAATTACACTAAAAAGGTAGGAATGAAAAGAAGTGCCAACATACACAAAGATGTTTTCAAGAGAATAAATGAGACATTTGAAATTTGTTAACATAAATAAAGATCATTCATCCAATGCATTTATCGTTAAGTCTCTAGAACACAGAAGTAAACTTGTTATTACCTAGAAATAGAATTTTCGTTCTTCTTGACTGCTATAACTTCTATGTCAAAATTTCTTGCAGATCTATTTCCAAAATCAAGAAATAATGATTGTCCTAGAAAGTCTTTCAATAGTCGACTTTGCATGTGTTCTATAGCTGAAAATGAAACACGTGGAAGAGCTGAGTGCCGCAAAAGAGAATAACAAAGTTCTCTAAAATTGTCAACTAACACTAGAGGAGCTGTAGGAGGAAATCGTGCCAGTGTTTCACGGCAGTCATTGTCGATCCATGGGCAAAGCAACTTATGTCCATCGTCTATGTAACGACCTAATTTTCAGTACATTATGATTATACTGAAAATCAAACGTCATTAACTTACTTTtccaaaaattaactaaatatttattattaaatctGTAATCGTGTTAGCGCACGATCGAATttctagaaaaattaaaataattaaataagtacGATAAAATAATACAAACACCAGAGAtagaaatgctatttgtacaccaaaatcagtcattaaaatcagtcactaatgtatttgtgtataaatatatgggtggtttaatttattttcaatgtgtatttgtatttcaacatgtattttatactgatagctgactttggtgactgattttggtgtacacgtagcataaaNNNNNNNNNNNNNNNNNNNNNNNNNNNNNNNNNNNNNNNNNNNNNNNNNNNNNNNNNNNNNNNNNNNNNNNNNNNNNNNNNNNNNNNNNNNNNNNNNNNNNNNNNNNNNNNNNNNNNNNNNNNNNNNNNNNNNNNNNNNNNNNNNNNNNNNNNNNNNNNNNNNNNNNNNNNNNNNNNNNNNNNNNNNNNNNNNNNNNNNNNNNNNNNNNNNNNNNNNNNNNNNNNNNNNNNNNNNNNNNNNNNNNNNNNNNNNNNNNNNNNNNNAAGGTCGTGATTTCACAAATTTGTCTAAACATTTCCAATCTTATATTGAAAATGATAAATTATGGAAACAAATTTGTGAAATCACAACCTTCGTTAATATTGGACAAGTGGAAAGCATAAAAAGTTATTTTGATAAAAGTAATTACAAAAAATTATGATAGAGAGAATCATTTTGGTGTcagtttttttaaattattttacaaaaataattataaaaaacttttgataaaaatgagtaaactatcaTTTCTACCCACAAAATTTGAagacgctgacatatctacccatcgAAGACAAaaattatcatttgtacccataaaaaatggTTTTTgcaagcaaaattatccaaatcctaaaaaactaaatgaaattcctaaactacccttcTCTCCAGTCTCCACCACTAGTACCATCGTCTTCTCCCCTTTTTCTTTTCACCCCTTCCCATACCAAAATCTGTTCCAGAGAGTCAGCCTCTCCCTTTTCTCCTCTCTCTATTACGTGCTATTGTTCTCTCTGGTGGCATCGTCGGAACCCACGATTAGACCTTCCTATCCGAATCAGCAAGGTCTAGCACCAGCGCCCAACCGAGAAGCAAATCAACAATATCAGGAAAATGAGGCTGAAAGCACCTCAAGAACTTTAATGATATCAAAGTAATAATCCCAACAAGCCTATGCAATAAGCTCAATGATGCTCTCTCATCCTCAAGCAGCACCTGACAAGCTTTGAGAATTGGCAAAGCATATCTCTCAGCTCCACCAATATTCCCAACATTAAGAAACTCACGCAAATCTTTCAGTGCCAATTCCTTCGTCCCATCAATGGCGTTGACATTGCTTTAACAAGGGCAACGCCCAACCTATGAAACGGTCAACCAAACCACCAAATATAACATGATTCTGTCGCCTGTTTGATGTCACATAAATCGAACAGATCACTGCACATAGTGCACCATATGCTACAACAGCTGCTTGCCTAACCTCATACAACCTAAACAAAGAACGACAAAAGATGAAATT contains the following coding sequences:
- the LOC107634413 gene encoding piriformospora indica-insensitive protein 2-like; amino-acid sequence: MAIRIISRKCTQAVCFMFLMVLLFCVCEGQDSSSLSPMDEKEKQVIYNVIQGFVGKWWNGSDLYPDPCGWTPIQGVSCELYDDGFWYVTVVNLGQVFDNSLICSNDAKFPEQLFKLKHLKVLSLTSCFLSPNKNPVTLPISGWEKFSESLESLILRSNPGLVGTIPSTIGSLRSLQSLVLLENSLTGELPRSIGNLVKLRQLVLAGNNLVGEVPITYGRFSELLIFDASRNNLSGSLPPIVGSWSSLLKLDLSNNVLEGLLPMELGRLKHLTLLDVSHNKLIGGLAETIKELVSLKDMVLSNNPIGGDLLGTKWRSFTKVETLDLSNMGLEGSVPESITEMKRLRFLDLSNNNLNGSLSRNLENLPCLKALHVNGNNLTGRLEFSQEFYGKLGRRFAAWNNNENLCYVAKQVTPVPYSVKPCLQEITNSEGVSTVENFEMSEGSYDEDSFVETSFGISSFVFNDVWLILSVNVVLTVLLWNLSF